From one Pontibacillus sp. HMF3514 genomic stretch:
- a CDS encoding ribose-phosphate diphosphokinase — protein sequence MKIFTLNSNQPLAKEISDTLEIPLGESSVIRFSDGEVQVNIEESVRGYDVYLVQSTSQPANEYLMELLIMVDALKRASAKSINVVMPYYGYARQDRKARSREPITAKLIADLLETAGVSRVVTLDLHAPQIQGFFDIPVDQLHGVPLLAKHFKEKSLDDVVVVAPDIGGVVRARKMARLLNTPIAFIDKRRPEPNVSEVMNIVGSIEGKTAIMVDDLIDTAGTITSAANALIESGAKEVYASCTHPVLSGPAMSRIEDSMIKELVITNSISLPEEKQIDKIKTLSVAPLLSEAISRIQNKLPVSVLFD from the coding sequence ATGAAGATTTTTACATTAAATTCAAATCAGCCACTAGCCAAGGAAATTTCTGATACATTAGAAATCCCATTAGGAGAAAGTTCGGTCATCCGTTTCAGTGATGGGGAAGTTCAGGTCAATATTGAGGAAAGTGTAAGAGGTTATGATGTTTATCTTGTACAATCAACATCCCAGCCTGCAAATGAATATTTAATGGAATTATTGATTATGGTTGATGCGTTGAAAAGAGCTTCAGCAAAATCGATCAATGTTGTCATGCCTTATTATGGCTATGCCAGACAAGACCGCAAGGCACGTTCTCGTGAACCCATTACCGCTAAACTTATTGCCGATCTACTAGAAACTGCAGGGGTCTCTCGTGTTGTTACCTTAGATTTACATGCTCCTCAAATACAAGGTTTCTTTGATATTCCAGTAGACCAATTGCATGGGGTTCCACTACTAGCAAAACACTTTAAAGAAAAATCTCTTGATGATGTCGTAGTTGTCGCACCTGATATTGGTGGTGTTGTACGTGCAAGGAAAATGGCCAGATTACTAAATACACCTATTGCTTTTATAGATAAACGGAGGCCTGAGCCTAATGTCTCCGAGGTTATGAATATTGTTGGGTCTATTGAAGGGAAAACAGCCATTATGGTTGATGACCTTATTGATACGGCTGGAACTATAACATCCGCTGCAAATGCCCTAATTGAAAGTGGCGCTAAGGAAGTTTACGCAAGCTGTACACATCCAGTACTCTCTGGACCAGCGATGAGTAGGATCGAAGACTCCATGATTAAAGAATTAGTGATAACCAATTCTATTTCACTTCCAGAGGAAAAACAAATAGATAAGATCAAGACACTCTCTGTAGCACCACTCTTATCAGAAGCAATATCACGAATCCAAAACAAGCTTCCAGTCAGTGTGTTATTTGACTGA
- a CDS encoding CBS domain-containing protein has protein sequence MPTLREYMTTSFISVHLSDDLNTLANEMKEHDVGFLPVIENDKYAGVVTDRDIVVNGLTKGSPEDVTASQVMTDHVVTGNPDMNVEDAARLMQENQIKRLLVIENEHLKGVVSLGDFSAEGENSISGHVVSEVSKGFGNN, from the coding sequence ATGCCTACATTGAGAGAATATATGACGACAAGTTTTATCTCTGTACATTTATCTGATGATCTAAACACATTAGCTAATGAGATGAAGGAACACGATGTTGGGTTTCTACCCGTTATAGAAAATGATAAATACGCTGGGGTGGTAACAGATCGGGATATTGTAGTGAATGGTCTTACGAAAGGATCTCCAGAGGATGTTACTGCTTCTCAAGTTATGACAGATCATGTTGTGACAGGTAATCCTGATATGAATGTGGAAGATGCCGCACGCTTAATGCAGGAAAACCAAATCAAACGTTTATTAGTGATCGAAAATGAGCATTTAAAAGGTGTTGTCAGTCTAGGTGATTTTAGCGCAGAGGGTGAGAACTCGATATCTGGTCATGTCGTGAGTGAAGTTTCGAAAGGATTTGGAAACAATTAA
- a CDS encoding sugar phosphate isomerase/epimerase, whose protein sequence is MEIAFNEATTLSSSTLEQDLQLCEQFGYDYIEIRLDKLKEYLIHHTVEDLVNFFNTSNLKPLSLNAIEFFTFQNKTSFALMEKDLRLLAEIGERIGCSTIVVVPSFDIGHKTKTEIKEETVQCLERLVSIIEHTSMKLALEFVGYPNCSINTIHQANEIIETMDHPQIGLVVDCFHVYAMNSNLEDLRHVKDENILLFHIDDCEDLPQGSLRDWHRLWPGDGVIPIEEIYNILREKGFKGPASVELFRPAYWELPPEQCIQVAKQRVADVLETCNSNYFLQKG, encoded by the coding sequence ATGGAAATTGCCTTTAATGAAGCAACAACCTTATCTTCTTCAACGCTAGAGCAAGACTTACAGCTATGTGAACAATTTGGGTATGACTATATTGAGATTCGTTTAGATAAGTTAAAAGAATATTTAATCCATCACACTGTGGAAGATTTAGTTAATTTTTTTAATACGTCTAATTTAAAGCCTTTATCATTAAATGCCATTGAGTTTTTCACATTTCAGAATAAGACAAGCTTTGCCCTGATGGAAAAGGATCTACGCCTACTAGCGGAAATTGGTGAAAGGATTGGCTGCTCCACAATAGTGGTGGTACCTTCCTTTGATATTGGCCATAAGACTAAAACGGAAATTAAAGAAGAAACCGTTCAATGTTTAGAAAGGCTTGTAAGCATTATAGAACATACATCGATGAAGCTTGCATTGGAGTTTGTTGGATATCCGAATTGCTCTATTAATACAATCCATCAGGCTAATGAAATTATTGAGACAATGGATCATCCGCAAATCGGCTTGGTAGTAGATTGTTTTCATGTTTATGCAATGAATTCAAATTTAGAGGATCTTAGACATGTTAAAGATGAAAACATATTGTTGTTCCATATTGATGATTGTGAGGATTTACCTCAAGGAAGTTTAAGGGATTGGCATCGTTTATGGCCCGGTGATGGCGTAATTCCTATAGAAGAAATCTATAACATTTTGAGGGAAAAGGGTTTTAAAGGGCCTGCATCAGTTGAATTATTTCGCCCGGCTTATTGGGAATTGCCTCCAGAACAATGTATTCAAGTAGCGAAACAGAGAGTAGCAGATGTTTTGGAAACATGCAATTCTAATTATTTTTTGCAAAAAGGTTAA
- a CDS encoding LlaJI family restriction endonuclease, with the protein MVIFLKELQPYTELELKRNLNLNDQEWGSFILDMQRKGMLEWKRDAVYSFSYVGFMEWGQRFVFFFPKYKATQDPYYMELLINLFMEYAKRENLDEHEVETLGDMTAEKDFNFLTTADFLLQDYFENGLYINEKMTHELNGEGEINWNQTIEEHEAYISKGRPFYLDLVTVATLNDEEDFIRLIHKYVLTVCSRYMKQLSFIDIFDYPPLEFEVEWEDIGTLEHALYMIENEMQQQFSDQKLLILKTLYFFLTREKGANADDQLKLLGTRTFHVVWEKVLGYVLQNQYDHYKKFIPNPIWTDAKTGRQSETDTLIPDILHDNKAKKHFYIIDAKYYTTTFDENGKLKNNVPGVGDVSKQYLYEQALKQSSQFEGYEWFNIFAMPTEQMTEKFGSVHLSFMGYMKDIELIRVNTSFIYNQYLKRKQVFEFLYL; encoded by the coding sequence ATGGTGATTTTTCTAAAAGAACTTCAGCCATATACGGAATTGGAACTCAAAAGGAACTTAAACCTGAATGATCAGGAGTGGGGTTCTTTTATACTTGATATGCAGCGCAAGGGAATGTTGGAGTGGAAGAGAGATGCTGTGTACAGCTTTTCCTATGTAGGGTTTATGGAATGGGGTCAGCGCTTTGTCTTTTTCTTTCCAAAATACAAAGCGACTCAAGATCCTTATTATATGGAATTATTGATCAATCTCTTCATGGAATATGCTAAGCGTGAAAATTTAGATGAACATGAAGTAGAGACACTAGGAGATATGACAGCTGAAAAGGATTTTAATTTTCTCACCACAGCTGATTTTCTTCTTCAGGATTACTTTGAGAATGGTCTGTATATAAATGAAAAGATGACTCATGAACTGAATGGAGAAGGTGAGATCAACTGGAATCAAACGATTGAGGAGCACGAAGCTTATATAAGTAAAGGAAGACCGTTTTATCTTGATCTGGTTACAGTAGCCACGTTGAACGATGAAGAGGACTTTATTCGTTTGATTCATAAGTACGTACTTACAGTATGTAGTCGGTATATGAAACAATTATCTTTTATAGATATATTTGACTATCCGCCTCTTGAGTTTGAAGTGGAATGGGAAGATATCGGAACTTTAGAGCATGCGCTTTATATGATTGAAAATGAAATGCAGCAGCAATTTTCCGACCAAAAACTTTTAATCCTCAAAACTTTATATTTCTTCCTGACTAGAGAGAAGGGTGCAAATGCTGATGACCAACTAAAGCTCCTTGGAACGAGGACTTTTCATGTTGTTTGGGAAAAAGTTTTAGGTTATGTATTACAAAATCAGTATGACCATTACAAAAAATTTATTCCTAACCCTATATGGACTGATGCGAAAACAGGGCGTCAGAGTGAAACAGACACGCTAATTCCGGATATACTGCATGATAATAAGGCAAAGAAGCACTTTTATATTATAGATGCAAAGTACTATACAACTACTTTTGATGAAAATGGCAAGTTAAAGAATAATGTACCAGGTGTAGGAGATGTTTCTAAGCAATACTTGTATGAGCAAGCGTTGAAGCAATCTTCGCAATTTGAAGGGTATGAGTGGTTTAATATTTTTGCTATGCCAACTGAGCAGATGACGGAAAAGTTTGGGTCTGTCCATTTATCTTTTATGGGGTACATGAAGGATATAGAGTTAATTCGAGTTAATACAAGTTTTATATACAATCAATATTTGAAAAGAAAGCAAGTATTTGAATTTTTATATCTTTAA
- a CDS encoding CarD family transcriptional regulator, translating to MEVDFLFQIGDNIVYPMHGAGIIEAIEEKEILGETKQYYIIRMSASNMQVMIPKDKISNSNIRPVTEINALKHIIHIFQHGESEKVPMKQRFKVNTDKIKTGKLQEAAEVVRDLMRIKKETSLNTSEKQLFDNAHKFLISELKLIKGITENQIKVFR from the coding sequence ATGGAGGTGGATTTTTTGTTTCAAATTGGCGATAACATTGTTTATCCAATGCACGGTGCAGGTATAATTGAAGCCATAGAAGAAAAGGAAATCTTAGGAGAAACAAAACAGTACTATATCATAAGAATGTCAGCCAGTAATATGCAAGTCATGATTCCTAAGGATAAAATATCGAATTCAAATATCCGCCCAGTTACTGAAATAAATGCGTTAAAACACATCATACACATTTTTCAGCACGGAGAATCAGAGAAAGTGCCAATGAAACAAAGGTTTAAAGTGAACACAGACAAAATAAAAACAGGTAAATTACAAGAAGCTGCTGAAGTTGTACGTGATTTAATGCGTATAAAGAAAGAGACTTCACTTAATACAAGCGAAAAACAATTGTTTGACAACGCACATAAATTTTTAATTAGTGAACTGAAATTAATTAAAGGGATCACTGAAAATCAAATAAAAGTATTCCGTTAA
- a CDS encoding extracellular solute-binding protein produces the protein MRKLASIVMALVIMVAAGCSDSSSGSANSEGDSKTISIAMVAGAESTAIKEMVSQFEKESGVKVEWNEFDYNTLYERIYNDLRTESGTYDVIFADDPWMPMFAGGGFLTPLGELGYEPSDDFAKLSRQVSMWPAPEGPRLPSGNSDEEPKFYGVPQVGNVQLYFYRKDILSEAPETWNDVEKAIAKHKDDIKYGFIHRGARGNPIATNFNAFLWSHGADFFDEEWNVTLDSPKAIKALEQYVSFKENAPEGIANYNADSLGRVMTKGDGLMSINWPAWGQTMENPDKSEVVGKMGYSLVPKAEGEEHAPMVGNWIFGIPKASDSKDAALKFIKWASSKEVQKEMTKRGGIPTRTSVLTDSELQKEYPYLEAVKEGLENGKMRPRTPLYSEIESIYGTHLNRALIGELSPEEALTKAANKIRKLMEENGY, from the coding sequence TTGAGAAAACTCGCAAGTATAGTAATGGCATTGGTAATTATGGTTGCAGCAGGTTGTTCGGATTCAAGTTCTGGTTCAGCTAATTCTGAGGGTGATTCGAAAACGATTTCAATTGCGATGGTTGCAGGTGCTGAATCAACGGCCATTAAAGAAATGGTTTCGCAATTTGAAAAAGAATCTGGGGTTAAAGTGGAATGGAATGAATTTGATTACAACACACTCTATGAACGAATTTATAATGACTTGAGAACAGAAAGTGGCACATATGATGTCATTTTTGCAGATGATCCATGGATGCCGATGTTTGCAGGGGGAGGATTCCTGACACCATTAGGGGAGTTAGGATACGAACCGAGTGATGATTTTGCCAAGCTTTCTCGTCAGGTAAGCATGTGGCCAGCTCCAGAAGGTCCAAGATTACCAAGTGGTAACTCAGATGAAGAGCCTAAATTTTATGGAGTTCCTCAAGTAGGAAATGTTCAGTTGTACTTTTATCGAAAAGATATTTTAAGTGAAGCTCCGGAAACTTGGAATGATGTAGAAAAAGCTATTGCGAAGCATAAAGACGATATCAAATATGGTTTCATACATAGAGGAGCGCGTGGAAATCCAATTGCTACTAACTTCAACGCTTTCCTATGGTCTCATGGAGCTGACTTCTTTGATGAGGAATGGAACGTAACGCTAGACAGTCCAAAGGCAATTAAAGCTCTAGAACAGTATGTTAGTTTTAAAGAAAATGCCCCAGAAGGAATTGCAAACTATAATGCAGACTCTCTTGGCCGTGTGATGACTAAAGGTGACGGACTGATGTCCATCAATTGGCCAGCGTGGGGACAAACCATGGAGAACCCTGATAAATCTGAGGTTGTCGGCAAAATGGGATATTCTCTTGTTCCAAAAGCAGAAGGTGAAGAACACGCACCGATGGTTGGTAATTGGATCTTCGGAATACCGAAAGCATCTGATTCAAAAGATGCAGCTTTAAAATTCATCAAATGGGCATCTTCTAAAGAAGTCCAGAAAGAGATGACAAAACGCGGGGGAATCCCAACCCGTACTAGTGTATTAACAGATTCTGAATTGCAAAAAGAATATCCTTACCTTGAAGCGGTAAAAGAAGGGCTAGAAAACGGAAAAATGCGCCCGCGTACACCACTTTATTCAGAAATTGAATCCATTTATGGAACCCATCTGAATCGTGCATTGATCGGTGAATTGAGTCCAGAAGAAGCACTAACCAAGGCTGCAAATAAGATTCGTAAACTGATGGAGGAGAATGGTTACTGA
- a CDS encoding 3'-5' exonuclease gives MAQTVPETIRSSATSGERILFHTLKNHLDDDYIIYYEPDIDGKRPDFVIIGPNLGLLVLEVKDYTMNTLHQINVDEWLINTSSNGLQKEKSPLKQAMEYMFTIQNKLKKDTNLIHHEGKYQSKLKFPCGYGTVFTRLSQEQCLRSDLYEVIDPMFVLTREEMDPDKEEFSEDNLVEKLLNMFKIPFRLKEPLQPSEINAIRYHLFPEVRISREYKQPSPYRDQLLLSLHDLKTMDIHQEKLAKQLGDKNRLIRGVAGSGKTLILASRARIIKQEHPDWNILILCYNISLSRSIESMVRTKMEDPADLFEAADENRNSMDGITVRNFHEWLKYDLKTSEKDLPAVLEKLEKGETILPKYDAIMIDEGQDFAPDWLRLVSLLLNEDTYSMLLVEDRAQNIYRRKRSYVQDTGLDFRGRSKILQINYRNTAQIIKFAWEFFQTFSETSKVVAGDLEGQEIIPPQSTRRKGPDPAIIQATSWTEEVRKVASTMKKLHEQKKVPYEDMLVLYRVKRTYKVDAIGTIKRIFEEMNIPFTWITENQETKRLYKKEDGTAKISTIDSSKGMDFQAVFMVNTDNMPFALEEDENREVALMYIGMTRAIEYLTISYSGESKFTEYFDEVLEKRKRMDYDEEVLK, from the coding sequence ATGGCGCAAACTGTACCTGAAACCATACGTAGTTCGGCAACTTCTGGTGAGCGTATCCTTTTTCATACGTTAAAGAATCATTTGGATGACGATTATATTATCTATTATGAACCTGATATTGATGGAAAGCGTCCTGATTTTGTGATTATTGGACCAAACTTGGGTTTGCTTGTGTTAGAAGTGAAGGATTATACCATGAACACATTGCACCAAATCAATGTGGATGAATGGTTAATTAATACATCTAGTAATGGGCTGCAAAAAGAGAAGTCACCTTTAAAGCAGGCTATGGAGTATATGTTTACGATTCAAAATAAATTGAAGAAGGATACTAATTTGATTCATCACGAAGGGAAGTACCAATCAAAGCTAAAGTTTCCTTGTGGATATGGCACGGTGTTTACACGCTTATCCCAGGAACAATGCTTGCGTTCTGATTTATATGAAGTGATCGATCCGATGTTTGTTTTAACAAGAGAGGAAATGGATCCGGATAAAGAGGAATTCTCGGAGGACAATTTAGTAGAGAAGCTATTGAACATGTTCAAGATTCCATTTCGCTTAAAGGAGCCTTTGCAGCCGAGTGAAATCAATGCAATTCGCTATCACTTATTCCCGGAAGTGCGTATTAGCCGAGAATATAAGCAACCTTCTCCATATCGAGATCAGCTTTTGCTTTCCTTGCATGATTTGAAGACGATGGATATTCATCAGGAAAAGCTAGCAAAACAATTAGGGGATAAGAACCGTTTGATCCGAGGTGTTGCTGGAAGTGGGAAGACACTTATTTTGGCAAGTCGCGCTCGTATAATCAAACAAGAGCATCCTGACTGGAACATTTTAATTCTTTGCTATAACATCTCGTTGTCCAGATCTATTGAGTCCATGGTTCGCACCAAAATGGAAGACCCAGCTGATCTTTTTGAAGCGGCTGATGAAAACCGAAATTCAATGGATGGTATCACAGTTCGTAATTTTCACGAATGGTTAAAATATGACCTTAAGACTTCAGAGAAAGACCTGCCAGCCGTGCTAGAAAAATTAGAAAAAGGTGAGACGATCTTACCGAAATATGATGCTATCATGATCGATGAGGGACAAGATTTTGCTCCTGATTGGCTAAGGCTTGTCAGTCTATTATTAAACGAAGATACATATTCAATGCTTTTGGTAGAAGATCGTGCCCAAAATATCTATCGCCGTAAAAGAAGCTATGTTCAGGATACGGGATTGGATTTTAGAGGACGGTCGAAGATTCTGCAAATCAATTATCGAAACACAGCTCAGATCATTAAGTTCGCTTGGGAATTCTTCCAAACATTTTCCGAAACCAGTAAAGTCGTAGCAGGAGATTTAGAAGGCCAAGAAATTATCCCACCTCAAAGTACAAGACGTAAAGGGCCTGACCCTGCGATCATCCAAGCCACAAGTTGGACAGAAGAAGTCCGAAAAGTAGCCTCCACCATGAAAAAGCTCCATGAACAGAAGAAAGTACCATATGAAGATATGCTTGTCCTATACCGAGTAAAGAGAACCTACAAAGTGGATGCCATCGGCACGATTAAACGAATTTTTGAAGAAATGAACATTCCTTTTACGTGGATTACAGAAAATCAAGAGACAAAGAGGCTTTATAAAAAAGAAGATGGAACAGCCAAGATCTCTACGATTGATAGTAGTAAGGGGATGGACTTCCAGGCTGTATTTATGGTGAATACAGATAATATGCCGTTCGCCCTTGAGGAAGATGAGAATCGTGAAGTGGCTCTAATGTATATCGGGATGACACGCGCTATTGAGTATTTAACCATCTCTTATTCTGGTGAGTCGAAGTTTACGGAGTATTTTGATGAGGTTTTGGAAAAGAGAAAGAGGATGGATTACGATGAAGAAGTTTTAAAGTGA